A window of Thermococcus sp. LS1 genomic DNA:
TAACGCCCTCTACCGCGACAAGGATGGGGCGGTCCTGCTCGCCCCCCAGAAGTGTATCGGCTGTCTCATGTGCGGCATAGTCTGTCCATTCGGAATACCAGAGCTCGACCTCATCAACAAGATAATGGGCAAGTGTGACCTCTGTGCCCACAGAAGGGCCGAAGGAAAACTCCCAGCCTGTGTGGAGACCTGCCCGACGGATGCACTTCTCTACGGCGAATTCAACGAGATAATCCGGAAGAGAAGGGAGAAGTTCACGGAGAAGACCATAGAGCTTGCCAAGACCGGGGAGAACATCCAGCTGACAGGAGTGTGATAGCATGGAGGAGCTTTTCGTTCTTTCCTTTTCAATTCCACTGGTTGGCGGGCTCCTGCTGTTCAAACTCGATGGTAAGAAGGCAGATTACTTCATGCTCATCACTGTCATCCTGGCCACTCTGCTGAACCTCGCGGGTGTTTATGAGTTCTATTCCTCTGGAATGCCTTCCATTCACAAAACCCTCGTGAGCTCTACAACCTTCGGTGAGGCCTACGGCCTCCTGATAGACCCTATGAGCGTATGTGTTGGCCTGGTCGTGATAACGGCTGGACTGCTCTTCATGCTTTATGCAAAGGACTACATGAGCCCAGAGAACAAAGAGCACCCCGTCTATGAAGGCAAGGGAAGGTTCTACGCATGGATGGTTCTCTTCATCGGTGCGACGCTTGCGTTTATCTATTCCTCGTCAGTCCTCCAGCTGCTAATATTCTTCGAAATCATGAGCCTCGCTTGTTGGGGTTTAGTGAGCTATTATGGAGGTAAGAAAGCTAAGAGGGCTGCGTACAAGGCCCTGCTCGTGCCGAACTTCGGTGCGATGGTCGGCCTCTACACAGCGGTCGGGATAGGAATCACCCGCCTCCACGACCTCAGCCTGTTCGCATATTCCAACCTTACCGACGACCTGAAGCTTATTGTCTTCATAGCAGTTATGATAGCCGCTTTCACCAAGAGCGCTCAGTTCCCGCTCTATTCGTGGCTGCCAGACGCTATGGTAGCCCCAACGCCTGCTTCAGCCTTCCTCCACGGTGCTGCAATGGTCGAGATGGGTGTCTACCTGCTCGCCAGGTTCATCCAGTTCATGCAGCCCATCCCGAAGGAAGGCTTCTACGTCATGGCCGCCCTCATCATCGCCACACAGGTAATCTGCATCCTGATGTACCCCCTCCAGAAGAGCGCGAAGAGACTGCTCGCCTACTCGACGATAGCAGAATCTGGCCTGATGTACGTCGCCCTCGCGACGGCAGTCCTCGGGTTGCAGGGAGGACTGCAAGCCTCGATGTTCCAACTTTTCAACCATGCGTACATCAAGGGTCTTGCTTTCCTGACGGCTGGAACGTTCAGCTACGCCCTCGGAACCCTTGAGATGGACAGGATAAAGGGCCTCATCAAGTCCCCTGTGGTCGGCTACGGCTGGACCTTTGCCCTGCTCGGTTTAGCGGGCGTTCCACCATTCGGCGTGTTCTTCGGAAAGCTCGGCATCCTCAGCAACGCTGAAGCGATGAAGGAGAGCGCCCTCGTTATTGCCATGTTCGTCCTGCTCCTCATAGACTCGGCGGTATTCCTCATGGTGTCCCTGAAGAGGATACATGGCATGGTTTTCAGCGAAGGTGGAGAAGAGGTCGAGATTACACCACTGATGAAGGCTGTGATGGTTATCCTGCTCGTCCTGGCCATGCTGGCCCCGTACATAGCGTATCCAATGATCGTCAAAGTGGGGTGGTGAGAGATGTTCGACGTAACGCTCACTTTTTCACTTGATAGAACTGCAGTATTCTTCGTACTCAACGTCGCGATACTCGGTATAGCGGCGCTCATGGCATCGTTCAGATACATGAGGATATACGAGTTCAGGCCAAAGATACCCTACTATCCGACCCTCATTATATTCATAGCCTCAATGCTCCTCATCCCAATGGTCCAGGACTGGCTCAGCTTCCTCTTCCTCTGGGAGATAATGACGCTCGCTTCATACTTCCTGATAATCTACGACTGGCCGGAGGAGAGCGTCAAGAAGGCCGGCTGGAAGTACTTCGTGACCATGCACCTCTTCGACACATCTCCCCTCATGCTGGCAGTGACTATGTACTACGCCTTCCATGGAACGTTCAACTTTGGAGCCATAACGGAGTATAGCAACGCCATAGTCGCGCTCTTCCTCCTGGGATTCGCAGCCAAGGCTGGCCTCTTCCCGCTCCACTTCTGGCTTCCCGATGCCCATCCAGCCGCACCAAGCCCTGTCTCGGCCCTGATGAGTGGTGCAATGGTTGAGCTCGGCCTCTACGGAACTATTAGGGTTCTCGATGCCGTGGGATGGAGCGTCGCAACCTGGATAGTCTATCTCATCGGCGCAATGGCAGTGCTCAGCATGCTGGCTGCCATACTCAGCTACACTCTCCAGGACGACGTCAAGAGGCTCTTCGCGTGGTCAACGATAGACAACATGGGCTGGATGTACCTGCTCATCCTGGCAGGCCTCCTCGGCGTTGCAGGAGTGGAGAAGAGCGTTGACTACTACGTCGTCTCCCACGGCCTCGCCAAAGCGGCCGCATTTATTTCAACGGGCGCCCTCCTCTACGTCTTCGGTACGAGGAGCCTGGAGAAAACCAAGGGCATGATGAAAGCAGACCAGCTCACCGCAGGATTAGTGATGGCCTCAATATTTGCCCTCGAAGGTGTCCCGCCATTCAACCTCTTCCTGAGCAAGCTCAATGTCATAAAAACTCTCCTTACAGTGAGCCCAGCTTTGGCATACTTCACGGCCCTTGAGTGGGTGATAGCGTTCATACTGTTCCTCAGGGTCGTCCACGCCTACATCATAAGCGACGGCAGGCCAGAGGCAAAGAGACAGCTCGCTGGCAGTATAGCGCTCTCCGTGGTGATACTGCTCGTTCTTTCGCTGGTGAGCCAGTTCATCTGTGACTACATATGGGTGAGGTGGTGAAGATGGAGGGACTCTTTACGATCGCCGTCATCCTGTATCTCCTCTCCATACCTGCGGCGTTAGCCTTCAGAAGGAGCTTCAAGACTTCAATCGGCATCGGTCACATACTCACGGCTCTAGCCTCCATAGCCCTGTTAGCCTTTACCTTCGCGTCAATACCAGATGTCCTCAGCGGGAAGACCATCGAATTCACCTATGACTTAGGAGTGGCCCAGATTCCGTTCCAGATTGATGGGCTCTCGCTGATAATGTGCTTCATCTTCGGCGCCCTCGGACTTGCAGCGTCAATATATTCCCCAAGGTACATGGCAATCTACGAGAAGTCCGGCAGAGGCTGGATGTACATAACCATATATTCAGTGTTTATGCTCTCCATGATACTCATAGTCACAATAGCCAACATGTTCTGGTTCATTTTCCTCTGGGAAGTCATGACGTTTACATCATACCTCCTGACGATCTGGGAAAGCGACAAAGAGGAGGTCAGAAAAGCCGGCTGGAAGTACTTCGTGACTATGCACATAGTGAGCACGCTACCACTGATAGTCGCCATCGCCCTGCTGTATGCAGACGTTGGCTCAATCGAGGGGCTTAACTTTGAGAGTCTAGCAGCATTAAAACTAAGCCCAGTATTCTACGCCCTCTTCCTGATAGGCTTTGGAAGCAAATCAGGTGTTGTTCCGCTGCACTTCTGGGCCCCGGAGGCCTATACGGTCGCCCCGAGCAACGTCTCCGCTCTAATGGCTGGAGCACTGGAGAAGGTTGCGGTCTATGCCCTGATAAGGACTACATGCTTTATCATGAAGCCAAACGAGACTTTCGGATATGCAGTTGCCCTGCTTGGAACAGTAACTCTGACAGTTGGAACCCTCTACGCGTTGAAGCAGACCGATGCCAAGAGACTTTTGGCCTATCACAGTATCGGCCAGATAGGCTACATCTGGCTCGGCATGGGCGTTGGGATAGTTTTCATAGCCAGGGGAGATATGTACTCAGCCTTCGGAGCCATAGCCCTAGCATCAAGTCTGTACCACCTCGTTAACCACACGTTCTTCAAGGGACTGCTCTTCCTGTCGACGGGTTCAATATTCTACAGAACCCGCAGCAGGGATCTCAACCAGCTGAGAGGTCTAGCCAAGCTGATGCCATTCACGGCGCTCTTCACATTCATAGCCGCAATGTCGATAGCTGGAACTCCTCCGTTCAACGGATTCATGAGCAAGTGGATGATATACCAGACAACGTTCCTCTCGGGCAACGGCCTGATAGTGTTCTTTGGGGTGATGGCCCTCTTCATCAGCGCAGCAACGCTGGCTTCATTCATCAAGTTCTACACGACCGCGTTTGGAGGAGAACCGACGGAGTTTACGAAGGACGCTGAGGAAGTCCCATCCCCGATGCTCATCGCCAAGGGCTTCCTGGCTTCACTCTGCCTCCTCCTTGGACTGGTTCCAAGCCTCATCCTGCCGATACTGCTTTCGCCAGGGGCAGCCCTAGCAGGCATAGATGTCTCAGGATTGATGGACACAAACTACTGGCTTGTTACGATTAAAGCTCCGCTCATGCCGACGGGAGCAGAAAGCTACTTCAAACCGCTACTCTTTGCGACACTCTTCGGCGTGCTCTTCCTCGGCATCTACCTGCTCTTCCCGGTCTCAAAGAAAACCTACAGACCCTGGACCCTCGGTGAGCCCGTGGCGATGGAGCACTACAAGTTCAAGGCCATAAACTACTACGAGCCCTTCGAGGAGTACATCCACCCGCTCTACCACACCGGCCACGTTCTCAGCGAGTTCGGCTCCGCCCTGATTGGCGCAGTCGCCAATGCGTACGTCTCAACGGCCACGGCCCTCCACAAGGCCTGCGATTCCATAAGCAGGGGAATAACAGGGGTCGGCAAGGCATACGAGAGGAAGTGCCCCGAGGTATACTTTGACGAGTACTTCTTTGCCCCTCTGGTCAAAATAGCGAGGGTCTCGGGAGTGCTCCTCGATGAAGGCTTCATGAAGCCCAACGCGGCGCTCACAATAGCCCTGGTAATCCTGGCAGTTATACTCGCACTGATGGTGCTGTGAGGTGGTGAAGATGACGCTCGAAAAAATTGCATTCGCGGCCGTTTCACTGATGATAATCATCCTCCTTCCGCCCCTCCTCGACGGAATAAGCAGAAAGATCAAGGCTACCGTCCAGGAGAGGCAGGGGCCCCCAGTCTTCCAGACCTACTACGACCTCTCGAGCCTGCTCTCAATGGAGCCGATCCTTCCAACGGATAGACTGGGTTTCCTCATAGCTCCCTATGTGGCCTTTGCTTCAGCAGTCTCAGCCGCCCTGCTCCTCCCCTTCGGGAACTTCGTTCCAGTGGCCTTCACAGGGGACATCTTCGTCTTCCTCTATGTGCTGGCGATATTCTCGATCTCGATGATGATGGCAGGCTTCCTCGTGAACAACACCTACTCAAACGCAGGTGCCAACAGGGAGATGATGCTCATCCTCAGCGTGGAGCCGATACTGGGAATAGCAATCGGAATACTCGCGCTCAAGACCCACTCGCTCAGCGTGAGCGGGATTCCACTCAACCTCAGCCTCACACCCTCCGTTGTCCTTGCCTTCATCTTCCTAGCCTACGCCGTCTATACCGAGTGCGCATTCATACCCTTCGACATAGCCGAGGCCGAAACGGAAATACTCGAGGGTCCACTCGTTGAGTACAGCGGAAAGCTGCTTGGAATCTTCAAGTGGGCTATGCTGATAAAGCGCGTAGCCCTGATATGGCTCTTCGCGAGCTTCATAGCACTGCCTCTTGTGAGCAGATTCGTTGACCTATCGACGCCATACGGTGGGGCAATAGCACTGATCACCCAGCTGGCTCTGCTAGTGACGCTCTACGCCATGTCGGCCATCATAGAGTCAACGACGGCCCGTATGAAGGTAATCCAGGCCATCAGGCAGAACACGGTGATATTCCTTGCGGGAATAGTCGCGCTGGTGATAGCTTCCCTGGGATGGTGAGGTGATGTTCATGTCCGAAGTTATCAAGTTTAACGAGGCCCTGAAAGAGAGGCACATACGCCGGGGAGATGAAAAGGCCAGGGTAACGCGGGAGTACTTAGATGAGATCATCAAAAAGTTCGGGGAGAAGATAAGAGACGTTAAGCAGGTCGCTTACAACCAGTGGGTCATAACCGTCGAGAGAGAGGACCTCCCGGAAGTAGTCCTCCACTTCCTCGACCACCCGGAGTGGAAGGAGACACAGCTCTCAACGATGGTCGCCACCGACGAGAGGCCCCTAAACGGCAAGTTCAGCATCACCTACTGGCTCAGCGTTAACGGAAAGGCGGGTGACTTCTACCTCGGTGTCAGGGCTTACCTGCCGGAGGACGACCCGAGGTTTATCTCGATAGCGGCCAAGCACAGGGGCGCGAACTGGTACGAGAGGGAAGCCATGGAGATGCTCGGCCTCACCGCCGAAGGCCACCCCGACCCGAGGCGGCTCGTCCTTCCGGACGACTGGCCGTCCTGCGTCTACCCGCTCAGGAAGGACTTCCACTACTCGGACAGTCCGCCGGGGGAGAAGTTCTACCCCTACAAGGAGCCGAAGAAGGACGAGATAATAGTTCCCTACGGACCGTATCATGTAGCCCTTGAGGAGGCAGCACACTTCAGGCTCTACGTGAAGGGAGAGACCATAGTGGACGTTGACTACCGCGGCTTCTACGCCCACAGGGGCATAGAGAAGATATCCGAGGGAAGATTAACCTACGATCAGGTCTGCTTCATAGCGGAGAGAATATGTGGAATCTGCGGCTGCACACACTCCACAGCCTACTGTCAGGCGGTTGAGAACGCCGGAGGCATAGAGGTTCCGGAGAGGGCGGAGTACATCAGGACGATAGTCCTCGAGATAGAGAGACTCCACAGCCACCTGCTCAACTTTGGAATAGCCTGCCACCTCGTTGGCTACGACTACGGCTTCATGAAAGCCTGGAGGATAAGGGAGCACGTGATGTGGCTCGCGGAAAGGCTGACGGGCAACAGAAAGACCTACGGAATGCTCCTTGTCGGCGGCGTTAGGAGAGACCTTTTGGAGTACAGAAAATCCCTGCTGGAGGACGTCCTCAAGAAGATAAAGACCGAGTTCAGTGAGCTCGTCGATGAGGCAATCTCAACGAGCACCTTCGTGAAGCGCCTTGAAGGCGTTGGGGTTCTGCCCTACAAGGTCGCCAAGGAGTGGGACGTTGATGGACCCCTCGGCAGGGGCTCCGGAAGGGACTTCGACGTGAGAAGGGACCACCCGTACGCTGCCTACAAGTACCTCGACTTCAAGGTCCCAGTCTACAAGGAGGGTGACGTTCTGGCGAGGGCCCTCGTCAGAATAGAGGAAGTTTTCGAGAGCATCTGGATAATAGAGCAGGCCCTCGACCAAATGCCTGGAGGAGACATTCTGGCGGAGTACAAGGAGATACCCCCCTACTCGGAAGCGATAGGCATGACCGAGGCACCGAGGGGCGAGAACATTCACTACGTCATGACTGGCGAGAACAACAAGGTCTACAGGTACAGGGCCAGGGCGGCAACCTACAACAACCTGCCAGCCGTTCCCGACATGATGCGCGGCTACACCATAGCCGACGCCCCGCTCATTGTGGCAAGCATAGACCCCTGCTACTCCTGTACGGAGAGGGTTCAGATAGTCGACGTCGAGAGCGGGAAGGTTAGGGTTCTCACAGAATCCCAGTTCAACAAACTTTCCATAAAGGCCTCAAGGAGGGTCTGAGATGGCCGTGACGCTGAAGTACCCCTTCGTGAAGCTTGAAGCTCCTCCGGAGTACAGGGGAATTCCACAGATAGACGCGACCCTCTGCATAGGTTGCGGTGCCTGCGTTAACGCCTGTCCGCCAGATGCACTCCTCAGGATAGACAACTACGACAGAGGAGTTAGGGAAATCGTCCTTGATATTGGACGATGCATCCGCTGTGCGCGCTGTGAGGAGGTCTGCCCCACCGGAGCGATCAAGCTCACGAACCTCTTCGAGGCCGCTTCACCCGACAGGATGGACCACGTGGAGGTTGTTAGGCTCAAGCTCGTGAAATGCAAGAACTGCGGCAGGTACGCCGACTTCACTGAGAGGCAGGTGAGGAAGGCCCTCCAGATTCTCCCCGAGGAGATCATCGAGGAGGAGGCTCTGGAAGAGAAGGTCTGGCTCTGCAGGGACTGCAGGAGGAAAGGGACAGTTGATGGAGCCATAGAAGCCAGCAAGGAGGTGGTTCTATGAGCAGAAAGCCGAAGCTCCGCTCCATATGGGTCTTCCACCTCAACACCGGCTCGTGCAACGGCTGTGACATCGAGATAATCGACGTGCTTACACCGTTCTACGACGTCGAGCGCTTTGGAATCAAGCTAGTTGGCTCACCAAGACATGCCCATGCACTCCTCGTCTCAGGTCCGCTCACGAGACAGGCCTACTACGGCGCCAAGGAGACCATAAAGGCGATGCCGCCGGAGCCAAGGGTGATAGTCGCCGTCGGAACGTGCACCTGCAGCGGAGGGATATTCTACAACGGCTATCCAGTCTACAGAAGGCCCGAGAGCGGCAGGGAGGGAAGAGAGTATCCACGGAGGGGAGGTATAGCAGAGCTCATCGCTGACTTGAGGGACGAGGGCGAGAAGGTCGGTCCGGTCATCTACATCCCCGGCTGCCCACCGAGGCCGGAGGAGATAATCTACGGCATAGCACAGCTCGTGGGACTCGTCGAGAAGAAGCTCAGCTATCAGGAGTACAGCGATGAGCTGGTTCCCTTCAAGCTCCCAGAGGGGCCGCTGGAGGAGCGCATCAGGCTGACCCTTATGGAGAGGCTCAGGCACCTCGTGGGATACCTCGACAGGGAAAAGATCCTCGAGGATTTCATGGGGCTCGTTAAAGAGGCCGAGAAGAGCGAGAATCCCAGGGAGGAGCTGGCCAGGCTCGTCAAGGACTACGCCGCCAAATGCGGGGACGTTAGACTGGGCTTCTGTATGGCGCTCCTCGAAAGAGAGTACTGGAGGGTCAGGGATGCCCTGGATGCTGGTAAAGAGTTCGTATATTGGGTTTAAGAGCTACCTCGCGGGTGCTCTCTCCCACACGG
This region includes:
- a CDS encoding 4Fe-4S dicluster domain-containing protein, which produces MARKTVFIDFSKCIECRACEVACEREHNGMSFISVFEWQEMAAMALNCRHCEKAPCVEVCPTNALYRDKDGAVLLAPQKCIGCLMCGIVCPFGIPELDLINKIMGKCDLCAHRRAEGKLPACVETCPTDALLYGEFNEIIRKRREKFTEKTIELAKTGENIQLTGV
- a CDS encoding hydrogenase 4 subunit D; translation: MEELFVLSFSIPLVGGLLLFKLDGKKADYFMLITVILATLLNLAGVYEFYSSGMPSIHKTLVSSTTFGEAYGLLIDPMSVCVGLVVITAGLLFMLYAKDYMSPENKEHPVYEGKGRFYAWMVLFIGATLAFIYSSSVLQLLIFFEIMSLACWGLVSYYGGKKAKRAAYKALLVPNFGAMVGLYTAVGIGITRLHDLSLFAYSNLTDDLKLIVFIAVMIAAFTKSAQFPLYSWLPDAMVAPTPASAFLHGAAMVEMGVYLLARFIQFMQPIPKEGFYVMAALIIATQVICILMYPLQKSAKRLLAYSTIAESGLMYVALATAVLGLQGGLQASMFQLFNHAYIKGLAFLTAGTFSYALGTLEMDRIKGLIKSPVVGYGWTFALLGLAGVPPFGVFFGKLGILSNAEAMKESALVIAMFVLLLIDSAVFLMVSLKRIHGMVFSEGGEEVEITPLMKAVMVILLVLAMLAPYIAYPMIVKVGW
- a CDS encoding complex I subunit 5 family protein encodes the protein MFDVTLTFSLDRTAVFFVLNVAILGIAALMASFRYMRIYEFRPKIPYYPTLIIFIASMLLIPMVQDWLSFLFLWEIMTLASYFLIIYDWPEESVKKAGWKYFVTMHLFDTSPLMLAVTMYYAFHGTFNFGAITEYSNAIVALFLLGFAAKAGLFPLHFWLPDAHPAAPSPVSALMSGAMVELGLYGTIRVLDAVGWSVATWIVYLIGAMAVLSMLAAILSYTLQDDVKRLFAWSTIDNMGWMYLLILAGLLGVAGVEKSVDYYVVSHGLAKAAAFISTGALLYVFGTRSLEKTKGMMKADQLTAGLVMASIFALEGVPPFNLFLSKLNVIKTLLTVSPALAYFTALEWVIAFILFLRVVHAYIISDGRPEAKRQLAGSIALSVVILLVLSLVSQFICDYIWVRW
- a CDS encoding proton-conducting transporter membrane subunit, with protein sequence MEGLFTIAVILYLLSIPAALAFRRSFKTSIGIGHILTALASIALLAFTFASIPDVLSGKTIEFTYDLGVAQIPFQIDGLSLIMCFIFGALGLAASIYSPRYMAIYEKSGRGWMYITIYSVFMLSMILIVTIANMFWFIFLWEVMTFTSYLLTIWESDKEEVRKAGWKYFVTMHIVSTLPLIVAIALLYADVGSIEGLNFESLAALKLSPVFYALFLIGFGSKSGVVPLHFWAPEAYTVAPSNVSALMAGALEKVAVYALIRTTCFIMKPNETFGYAVALLGTVTLTVGTLYALKQTDAKRLLAYHSIGQIGYIWLGMGVGIVFIARGDMYSAFGAIALASSLYHLVNHTFFKGLLFLSTGSIFYRTRSRDLNQLRGLAKLMPFTALFTFIAAMSIAGTPPFNGFMSKWMIYQTTFLSGNGLIVFFGVMALFISAATLASFIKFYTTAFGGEPTEFTKDAEEVPSPMLIAKGFLASLCLLLGLVPSLILPILLSPGAALAGIDVSGLMDTNYWLVTIKAPLMPTGAESYFKPLLFATLFGVLFLGIYLLFPVSKKTYRPWTLGEPVAMEHYKFKAINYYEPFEEYIHPLYHTGHVLSEFGSALIGAVANAYVSTATALHKACDSISRGITGVGKAYERKCPEVYFDEYFFAPLVKIARVSGVLLDEGFMKPNAALTIALVILAVILALMVL
- a CDS encoding respiratory chain complex I subunit 1 family protein, with amino-acid sequence MTLEKIAFAAVSLMIIILLPPLLDGISRKIKATVQERQGPPVFQTYYDLSSLLSMEPILPTDRLGFLIAPYVAFASAVSAALLLPFGNFVPVAFTGDIFVFLYVLAIFSISMMMAGFLVNNTYSNAGANREMMLILSVEPILGIAIGILALKTHSLSVSGIPLNLSLTPSVVLAFIFLAYAVYTECAFIPFDIAEAETEILEGPLVEYSGKLLGIFKWAMLIKRVALIWLFASFIALPLVSRFVDLSTPYGGAIALITQLALLVTLYAMSAIIESTTARMKVIQAIRQNTVIFLAGIVALVIASLGW
- a CDS encoding NADH-quinone oxidoreductase subunit C, producing the protein MSEVIKFNEALKERHIRRGDEKARVTREYLDEIIKKFGEKIRDVKQVAYNQWVITVEREDLPEVVLHFLDHPEWKETQLSTMVATDERPLNGKFSITYWLSVNGKAGDFYLGVRAYLPEDDPRFISIAAKHRGANWYEREAMEMLGLTAEGHPDPRRLVLPDDWPSCVYPLRKDFHYSDSPPGEKFYPYKEPKKDEIIVPYGPYHVALEEAAHFRLYVKGETIVDVDYRGFYAHRGIEKISEGRLTYDQVCFIAERICGICGCTHSTAYCQAVENAGGIEVPERAEYIRTIVLEIERLHSHLLNFGIACHLVGYDYGFMKAWRIREHVMWLAERLTGNRKTYGMLLVGGVRRDLLEYRKSLLEDVLKKIKTEFSELVDEAISTSTFVKRLEGVGVLPYKVAKEWDVDGPLGRGSGRDFDVRRDHPYAAYKYLDFKVPVYKEGDVLARALVRIEEVFESIWIIEQALDQMPGGDILAEYKEIPPYSEAIGMTEAPRGENIHYVMTGENNKVYRYRARAATYNNLPAVPDMMRGYTIADAPLIVASIDPCYSCTERVQIVDVESGKVRVLTESQFNKLSIKASRRV
- a CDS encoding 4Fe-4S dicluster domain-containing protein, translated to MAVTLKYPFVKLEAPPEYRGIPQIDATLCIGCGACVNACPPDALLRIDNYDRGVREIVLDIGRCIRCARCEEVCPTGAIKLTNLFEAASPDRMDHVEVVRLKLVKCKNCGRYADFTERQVRKALQILPEEIIEEEALEEKVWLCRDCRRKGTVDGAIEASKEVVL
- a CDS encoding NADH-quinone oxidoreductase subunit B family protein, with protein sequence MSRKPKLRSIWVFHLNTGSCNGCDIEIIDVLTPFYDVERFGIKLVGSPRHAHALLVSGPLTRQAYYGAKETIKAMPPEPRVIVAVGTCTCSGGIFYNGYPVYRRPESGREGREYPRRGGIAELIADLRDEGEKVGPVIYIPGCPPRPEEIIYGIAQLVGLVEKKLSYQEYSDELVPFKLPEGPLEERIRLTLMERLRHLVGYLDREKILEDFMGLVKEAEKSENPREELARLVKDYAAKCGDVRLGFCMALLEREYWRVRDALDAGKEFVYWV